From Coffea arabica cultivar ET-39 chromosome 9c, Coffea Arabica ET-39 HiFi, whole genome shotgun sequence, one genomic window encodes:
- the LOC113708696 gene encoding alpha-1,3-mannosyl-glycoprotein 2-beta-N-acetylglucosaminyltransferase encodes MGKWWRCDIRYLLLLAVIPFIYVQMRLFGTQTDYADRLAAAVEAENHCTSQTRLLIDQISMQQGRIVALEEEKMRQDQECRQLRALVQDLERKDLKKLISNVQVPVAAVVVMACNRADYLERTIKSILKYQKSVASKFPLFISQDGSDPNVKNRALSYDQLTYMQHLDYGPVHPDRPGELIAYYKIARHYKWALDQLFYKHNFSRVIILEDDMEIAPDFFAYFEAGAMLLDSDKSIMAISSWNDNGQKQFVQDPYALYRSDFFPGLGWMLSISTWDELSPKWPKAYWDDWLRQKENHKGRQFVRPEVCRTYNFGEHGSSLGQFFKQYLKPIKLNDVQVDWKSMDLSYLMEDKYVKHFAELVKNAKPVYGADAVLKAYNIDGDVRIQYRDQMDFEFIARQFGIFEEWKDGIPRASYKGVVVFRYQTPRRVFLVGPDSLQLLGIGRT; translated from the exons ATGGGGAAGTGGTGGCGGTGCGATATCCGCTATCTTCTCCTGCTTGCTGTGATCCCTTTCATCTACGTCCAG ATGCGGCTCTTTGGCACCCAGACTGACTATGCTGATCGTCTTGCTGCTGCT GTAGAAGCAGAAAACCATTGCACTAGCCAGACACGATTACTGATTGATCAGATTAGCATGCAACAAGGAAGGATTGTGGCCCTTGAAG AAGAAAAGATGCGTCAGGACCAGGAATGCAGACAATTGAGGGCACTTGTTCAAGATCTTGAGA GGAAGGACCTGAAGAAGTTAATTAGCAATGTGCAG GTGCCAGTAGCAGCCGTTGTAGTAATGGCTTGCAATCGTGCTGATTACCTTGAAAGGACCATCAAATCTATCCTGAA ATATCAAAAGTCTGTCGCATCAAAATTTCCTCTCTTCATATCACAG GATGGTTCAGATCCAAATGTTAAAAATAGGGCTTTGAGTTATGATCAGCTGACATACATGCAG CACTTGGATTATGGACCTGTCCACCCAGATAGGCCTGGGGAGTTAATTGCCTACTACAAGATTGCAC GTCATTACAAGTGGGCATTGGATCAATTGTTTTACAAGCACAATTTCAGCCGAGTCATCATACTTGAGG ACGATATGGAGATTGCCCCAGATTTTTTTGCCTATTTTGAGGCTGGAGCAATGCTTCTTGACAGTGACAA GTCAATTATGGCTATATCTTCGTGGAATGACAATGGGCAAAAGCAGTTTGTGCAAGATCCTT ACGCGCTCTACCGCTCAGACTTTTTCCCGGGTCTTGGATGGATGCTTTCTATATCTACATGGGATGAATTATCTCCAAAGTGGCCAAAGG CTTACTGGGATGATTGGTTGAGACAAAAGGAGAATCACAAAGGTCGACAATTTGTTCGACCAGAAGTGTGTAGAACATACAACTTTGGTGAGCAT GGGTCTAGTTTGGGGCAATTCTTCAAGCAATATCTTAAACCTATTAAGCTGAATGATGTACAG GTTGATTGGAAGTCTATGGACTTGAGCTATCTAATGGAG gACAAGTATGTCAAGCATTTTGCTGAACTGGTTAAAAATGCTAAACCTGTGTATGGAGCTGATGCTGTTCTAAAAGCATATAACATAGATGGTGATGTGCGCATTCAGTACAGAGACCAAATGGATTTTGAATTCATTGCCCGCCAATTTGGTATTTTTGAAGAATGGAAG GATGGGATACCACGGGCTTCGTATAAAGGAGTAGTAGTTTTCCGGTATCAAACCCCAAGACGTGTATTCCTTGTCGGTCCTGATTCCCTCCAGCTGCTTGGGATTGGACGCACCTAG
- the LOC113708636 gene encoding protein EXORDIUM-like 5 codes for MLIKTAVRGGGGGAQTLLPLLLLLIVPFNNAAAASNSSAKQQTLQTQSDSYFNPKLPPKSLSASKKFEGSSDLVDLRYHMGPVLSSPINIYLIWYGRWAASHQLLIKDFLLSISTSDRRAAPSPSVSQWWRTVSLYSDQTGANISSSVVVAGEYSDPRCSQGTHLTRLSMQQVIAAAVRSKPLPVDHKNGIYLILTSGDVTVQDFCRAVCGFHYFTFPSVVGYTLPYAWVGNSGKQCPEVCAYPFAVPGYMGGGGPGALAPPNADVGVDGMISVIGHELAELASNPLVNAWYAGEDPTAPTEIGDLCEGLYGTGGGGGYIGQVMRDREGRTYNVKGRRGRKFLVQWIWSPVLKACAGPNALD; via the coding sequence ATGTTGATTAAAACAGCAgtaagaggaggaggaggaggagcacAGACACTATTGCCGCTGCTTCTTCTCCTCATCGTCCCCTTCAACAATGCTGCTGCCGCCTCCAATTCCTCGGCAAAGCAGCAGACTCTCCAAACACAATCGGACTCCTACTTCAACCCAAAGCTTCCCCCCAAGTCCCTCTccgcctccaagaaatttgaggGCTCCTCCGACTTGGTCGACCTTCGCTACCACATGGGCCCCGTCCTCTCCTCCCCGATCAACATCTACCTCATCTGGTACGGCCGCTGGGCCGCCTCCCACCAGCTCCTCATCAAGGACTTCCTCCTCTCCATCTCCACCTCCGATCGCCGCGCCGCTCCCTCCCCCTCCGTCTCCCAGTGGTGGCGCACCGTCTCCCTCTACAGCGACCAGACCGGCGCCAACATCTCCAGCTCCGTCGTCGTCGCAGGCGAGTACTCCGACCCCCGCTGCTCCCAAGGCACCCACCTCACCCGCCTCTCCATGCAGCAGGTCATCGCCGCAGCGGTCCGATCCAAGCCCTTGCCCGTCGACCACAAGAACGGCATCTACCTCATCCTCACCTCCGGGGACGTCACCGTCCAGGACTTCTGCCGGGCCGTCTGCGGCTTCCACTACTTCACCTTCCCGTCCGTGGTGGGCTACACGCTGCCGTACGCCTGGGTGGGCAACTCCGGGAAGCAGTGCCCGGAGGTGTGCGCGTACCCGTTCGCCGTGCCCGGGTACATGGGGGGAGGCGGGCCGGGAGCGCTGGCCCCTCCGAATGCGGACGTGGGGGTGGACGGGATGATAAGCGTGATCGGGCACGAGCTGGCGGAGCTGGCATCGAACCCGCTGGTGAACGCGTGGTACGCGGGGGAGGACCCCACGGCGCCGACGGAGATCGGGGACCTGTGCGAGGGGCTGTACGGGACGGGGGGCGGGGGTGGGTACATCGGGCAGGTGATGAGGGACAGAGAGGGAAGGACGTACAACGTGAAGGGGAGGAGGGGTAGGAAGTTTTTGGTGCAGTGGATCTGGAGTCCTGTTTTGAAGGCCTGTGCCGGTCCGAATGCGTTGGACTAG